A genomic region of Podarcis raffonei isolate rPodRaf1 chromosome 13, rPodRaf1.pri, whole genome shotgun sequence contains the following coding sequences:
- the LOC128399332 gene encoding protein mago nashi homolog, producing the protein MASDFYLRYVGHKGKFGLEFEFRPDGKLRYANNSNYKSDVMIRKEAYVHKSVMEELKKIINDSEIMKEDDASRLPPNRVGRQELEIVVGDEHISFGSLIDVNQSKDPEGLRVFYYLVQDLK; encoded by the coding sequence ATGGCAAGTGACTTCTATCTGCGTTATGTTGGGCACAAGGGGAAGTTCGGCCTAGAGTTCGAGTTCCGCCCTGACGGGAAACTGAGATATGCAAACAACAGCAATTATAAAAGCGATGTCATGATCAGAAAAGAAGCCTATGTACACAAAAGTGTGATGGAAGAGCTAAAGAAGATAATCAATGACAGTGAAATCATGAAAGAAGATGATGCATCACGGCTGCCTCCTAACAGAGTTGGCCGGCAGGAGCTTGAAATTGTAGTTGGTGATGAACACATCTCTTTTGGTTCTCTTATTGATGTAAATCAGTCCAAGGATCCAGAAGGTCTCAGAGTGTTTTACTACCTTGTCCAGGACCTCAAGTGA